Proteins found in one Passer domesticus isolate bPasDom1 unplaced genomic scaffold, bPasDom1.hap1 HAP1_SCAFFOLD_224, whole genome shotgun sequence genomic segment:
- the LOC135292166 gene encoding protein kinase C beta type-like, translating to MGFGPGGQFVLLCGRGELPRLFCVCCGEGWLLLCIKSQTSMERLLCDVRAWLPRHSGDMRRLPWCTEGLSVRAALGLAQSRSTLRLEAFVSGQLHTDRSLVCSSVGAQCANLHGSATMIQQLAAAVVTVYGVTYSGYFLTHLARHIKHVFSGAAPECLRGLDFLHSNHMIYRGLKSCNILLGTNGSVKLADFGLFAQLTPEQSRQSSVASTSGWMAPEVVTGQPYGPKVDIWSFGIVGIEMVEREAPYWKETSGMCWSSVSEGQKIFSGMVGCVINTLQNGGSIILVSIAQQKKTGN from the exons ATGGGGTTTGGCCCAGGAGGGCaatttgtgctgctttgtggcAGAGGAGAACTTCCCAGGctattttgtgtttgctgtgggGAAGGTTGGTTATTGCTTTGCATAAAGTCACAGACCAGCATGGAGCGTTTGCTTTGTGATGTCAGGGCATGGTTGCCACGTCACAGTGGTGACATGAGAAGGTTGCCTTGGTGCACGGAAGGCCTCAGTGTCAGAGCAGCCCTAGggcttgctcagagcaggagcacccTGCGCCTTGAGGCATTTGTCAGTGGGCAGCTGCACACTGACAGGAGCCTTGTTTGTTCTAGTGTTGGAGCACAGTGTGCAAACTTGCACGGCAGTGCTACAATGATTcagcagcttgctgctgcagtggttaCTGTTTATGGCGTGACTTATTCCGGCTATTTTCTGACTCACCTGGCAC GTCACATAAAACATGTATTCagtggagctgctcctgag tgcctgagaggactggattttcttcactcaAACCACATGATCTACCGAGGTCTGAAGAGCTGCAACATCCTTCTCGGAACCAATGGCTCTGTCAAGCTGG CTGACTTTGGCCTCTTTGCTCAGCTCACTCCTGAGCAGAGTAGACAAAGCTCCGTGGCCAGCACTTCTGGGTGGATGGCGCCTGAAGTAGTGACAGGTCAACCAtacggccccaaagtggacatatggtcttttggaatTGTGGGCATTGAAATGGTGGAACGAGAAGCTCCTTACTGGAAAGAAACTTCTGGCATG TGTTGGAGCTCTGTCTCTGAAGGACAAAAAATTTTCAGTGGAATGGTTGGATGTGTGATAAATACCCTTCAAAATGGAGGTTCAATCATCCTAGTTTCAATTgcacagcaaaagaaaactggaaattga